In one Trichlorobacter lovleyi SZ genomic region, the following are encoded:
- the hisG gene encoding ATP phosphoribosyltransferase, producing MSTVLRFGIPKGSLEEATVDLFKQAGWQIGISSRSYFPTVDDGEMKCHLIRPQEMGKYVERGTIDVGIAGRDWIRENDSDVVEVCEMVYSKVSRRPVRWVLVVAQDSPVQGPEDLQGATISTELVEFTKRYFKERNIQVNVEFSWGATEAKVVDGLCDAIVEVTETGSTIRANNLRIVCDLMESVPVMVANKAAWEDPWKRAKIEQIATLLNSALRAEGMVGLKLNAPAEKVEAITGILPSQKAPTVAHLYKSDWVSIESILPEKEVRRIVPELLRLGAEGIIEYPLSKII from the coding sequence ATGAGCACCGTACTACGTTTCGGTATCCCTAAAGGAAGTCTGGAAGAGGCCACGGTCGATCTGTTCAAACAGGCCGGCTGGCAGATCGGCATCTCTTCCCGCAGCTACTTCCCCACCGTTGATGACGGCGAGATGAAATGCCACCTGATCCGGCCGCAGGAGATGGGCAAATATGTGGAGCGCGGCACCATTGATGTAGGAATTGCAGGCCGTGACTGGATTCGTGAAAACGACTCCGATGTGGTGGAAGTCTGCGAGATGGTCTACTCAAAAGTCTCCCGCCGCCCGGTGCGCTGGGTGCTGGTGGTGGCTCAGGACTCACCGGTTCAGGGACCGGAAGACCTGCAGGGTGCCACCATCTCCACTGAGCTGGTGGAGTTTACCAAGCGCTACTTCAAGGAGCGCAACATCCAGGTCAATGTCGAATTTTCCTGGGGCGCCACCGAAGCCAAAGTGGTTGACGGCCTCTGTGATGCCATTGTTGAGGTCACCGAGACCGGCTCCACAATCCGGGCCAATAACCTGCGGATCGTCTGTGACCTGATGGAATCGGTGCCGGTCATGGTGGCCAACAAGGCCGCCTGGGAAGACCCCTGGAAACGGGCCAAGATTGAGCAGATTGCAACCCTGCTCAATTCCGCCCTGCGGGCCGAGGGGATGGTCGGCCTGAAACTGAATGCCCCGGCTGAAAAGGTTGAAGCGATCACCGGCATCCTGCCTAGCCAGAAGGCGCCCACCGTTGCCCACCTCTACAAATCAGACTGGGTTTCGATTGAGAGCATCCTGCCTGAAAAAGAGGTGCGCCGGATCGTACCGGAACTGCTGCGCCTGGGGGCCGAGGGGATCATTGAATACCCGTTGAGCAAGATCATCTGA
- the hisI gene encoding phosphoribosyl-AMP cyclohydrolase codes for MIEINFDKMGGLIPAVIQDYENGEVLMVAFMDKKTLDLTLRDGKTWFFSRTRNKYWMKGEESGNTQDVMEVLTDCDADTVVIKVRQNGPAACHTGNRSCFYVKWEDGQWVEHSNPLFNPEEVYKK; via the coding sequence ATGATTGAGATTAATTTCGACAAAATGGGCGGGCTGATCCCAGCCGTGATCCAGGATTACGAGAATGGTGAAGTGCTGATGGTGGCCTTCATGGACAAAAAGACCCTTGATCTGACCCTGCGGGACGGCAAGACCTGGTTCTTCAGCCGCACCCGCAACAAGTACTGGATGAAGGGGGAGGAATCCGGCAATACCCAGGATGTGATGGAGGTATTGACCGACTGCGATGCCGACACGGTAGTAATCAAGGTCAGACAGAACGGTCCGGCAGCCTGCCACACCGGCAACCGCAGCTGTTTCTATGTCAAGTGGGAGGATGGTCAGTGGGTCGAGCATTCCAACCCGCTCTTCAACCCCGAGGAGGTTTACAAGAAATGA
- a CDS encoding methyl-accepting chemotaxis protein, producing MAKNLGFGSQLIRILLVSGILLSLAGGLATQIPSDGLRFFFVINALIYLAVFLVLASRKLATRVKRLAAVMDQAAEGNLTVRGNDLSADEVGMLNSNFNEMLERLGGVVTSIRSAVDELRMIGANVGNVAAQGLSLAEGQKDTADRTKAAARQIRQSVEEVTSSVEGLSGAAGTNAASIQQMVSSTVEINQLVEDLLRSVELVSDSIVRMAEGQNEINGNVHHLMENATRTTVLVADMERSVRQIEESAQATARISFDVLRDAELGNTSVESTISGIHQIRSASHTVQQAIGNLSVYAASIGTILQVIDEVTEQTKLLALNASIIAAQAGEHGKGFGVVAHEIKELARRTTASTREIAEIVNGVKEETDKAVMAITLSEQAVVEGEQLSHRSGEALHKIVKGVKIATEQVNEIASATEQHAQQGEKMRLAMEEMGAMVEQIVRSSSHQTRDAEVINQASASMRQLATNVHINARSHNDAGSAIADSTETIVRMIEEIRRACMVQLEGSEQIVHTAEEMEEAATGNLKTTRVMEEAVSGLSRQIKSLEQEMAGFKTVS from the coding sequence ATGGCAAAGAACCTCGGATTTGGATCTCAGCTCATCAGAATTCTGCTTGTTAGCGGCATCCTGCTCTCACTCGCCGGTGGTCTTGCAACGCAGATTCCCTCGGATGGTCTACGTTTTTTCTTTGTCATCAACGCGCTGATCTATCTGGCGGTCTTTCTGGTGCTGGCCAGCCGCAAACTGGCAACACGGGTCAAGCGCCTGGCTGCTGTCATGGACCAGGCTGCCGAAGGAAACCTCACGGTGCGGGGTAACGATCTTTCAGCTGATGAAGTCGGGATGCTGAACAGTAACTTCAACGAGATGCTGGAGCGTCTGGGAGGGGTTGTGACCAGCATCCGCAGCGCGGTTGATGAACTGCGGATGATCGGTGCCAATGTCGGCAACGTGGCAGCCCAGGGGCTGTCGCTGGCGGAGGGACAAAAGGATACGGCTGACCGGACCAAGGCGGCTGCCCGCCAGATCAGGCAGTCAGTGGAGGAGGTGACCTCGTCGGTGGAGGGACTTTCCGGTGCAGCCGGCACCAATGCCGCCTCTATCCAGCAGATGGTCTCCAGCACCGTGGAAATAAATCAGCTGGTGGAAGATCTGCTCCGTTCCGTAGAGCTGGTCAGTGATTCGATTGTCAGGATGGCTGAGGGGCAGAACGAGATCAACGGCAATGTGCATCATCTGATGGAAAATGCCACCCGTACCACCGTGCTGGTGGCTGATATGGAGCGTTCAGTGCGCCAGATCGAAGAGAGTGCCCAGGCCACGGCCCGTATCTCGTTTGATGTGTTGCGGGATGCGGAATTGGGCAATACCTCGGTTGAGAGTACCATCAGCGGCATCCATCAGATTCGCAGTGCCTCCCACACGGTGCAGCAGGCGATCGGCAACCTTTCGGTGTATGCCGCCAGCATCGGTACCATTTTGCAGGTGATTGACGAGGTGACGGAGCAGACCAAACTGCTTGCCCTGAACGCCTCGATCATTGCAGCCCAGGCCGGGGAACATGGCAAAGGGTTCGGCGTGGTGGCCCACGAGATCAAGGAACTGGCCCGCCGGACCACGGCTTCAACCCGCGAGATTGCCGAGATCGTCAATGGCGTGAAGGAAGAGACCGACAAGGCGGTTATGGCGATTACCCTTTCGGAGCAGGCCGTGGTGGAGGGGGAACAGCTTTCGCACCGTTCCGGAGAGGCCCTGCACAAGATCGTCAAAGGGGTCAAGATCGCCACCGAGCAGGTCAACGAGATCGCATCGGCCACGGAACAGCATGCCCAGCAGGGTGAAAAGATGCGGCTTGCCATGGAAGAGATGGGGGCCATGGTTGAGCAGATTGTACGTTCATCAAGCCACCAGACCCGGGATGCCGAGGTGATCAACCAGGCCTCTGCCAGCATGCGCCAGCTGGCCACCAATGTCCATATCAATGCCCGTTCCCACAACGATGCCGGCTCTGCCATTGCAGACTCAACCGAGACCATTGTCAGGATGATTGAAGAGATCAGGCGGGCCTGTATGGTGCAGCTGGAGGGCAGTGAACAGATCGTCCATACGGCAGAGGAGATGGAAGAAGCGGCAACCGGCAACCTCAAGACCACCCGGGTAATGGAGGAGGCGGTCAGCGGTCTTTCTCGTCAAATCAAGAGCCTTGAACAGGAAATGGCAGGCTTCAAGACCGTATCCTGA
- a CDS encoding helix-turn-helix transcriptional regulator, with the protein MDTRQHLTPGTLTTDKNAAAALGICRTSVWNLAKAGHLNPVKLTGKTTRFRTDEIINLIERGITQ; encoded by the coding sequence ATGGACACCCGCCAACACTTAACCCCCGGCACACTGACCACCGACAAAAACGCAGCCGCAGCCCTGGGCATATGCCGGACATCGGTCTGGAACCTTGCGAAGGCTGGACACCTCAACCCGGTGAAGCTGACCGGGAAGACCACCCGCTTCCGCACTGACGAGATCATCAACCTGATCGAGAGAGGCATCACCCAATGA
- a CDS encoding helix-turn-helix domain-containing protein, protein MAKGRGGGNTPKLVTYLLKDAVEKSSIRAVARESGLTQSAVYRYLQGIGEPSLSTLERLATYFQVSVAYLRGDVDSTENKLKQFIKNHTSEIRSRSDDAELMQLFENFIKNNPDAGFAVADVFNTKKMESIVFALNINQERLQAEIERLQAERDALINSEKRQGLDDEADVFIEILSCLLEIYEIVPERLKDTFKIVIEGYRDDASNIDFTKIPCEKYKQLDALTSKAWDIFYGDAEFDTDGVLLGRNKEKE, encoded by the coding sequence GTGGCTAAGGGACGTGGTGGCGGAAACACTCCGAAACTTGTTACATATTTGCTGAAAGATGCTGTTGAAAAAAGCAGCATACGTGCGGTCGCAAGAGAAAGCGGCTTAACACAATCAGCTGTTTATAGATATCTGCAAGGTATTGGCGAGCCATCGCTTAGCACGCTAGAAAGGTTAGCAACTTATTTTCAGGTAAGTGTTGCGTATTTAAGGGGGGATGTTGACAGCACTGAAAATAAGCTAAAGCAGTTTATCAAAAATCACACTTCTGAAATTAGGTCTCGGTCAGATGATGCTGAGCTGATGCAGCTTTTTGAAAACTTCATCAAAAACAATCCTGATGCAGGGTTTGCAGTAGCAGATGTATTTAATACAAAAAAAATGGAATCAATTGTTTTTGCCTTAAATATAAATCAGGAACGTCTTCAGGCTGAAATAGAACGTCTTCAGGCTGAACGTGATGCTCTTATTAATTCTGAAAAGCGTCAGGGTCTTGACGATGAAGCCGATGTTTTTATAGAAATTTTGAGTTGCTTGTTGGAAATCTACGAAATAGTCCCCGAACGATTAAAAGATACTTTTAAGATCGTTATTGAAGGATATCGTGATGATGCTTCCAATATTGATTTTACAAAAATTCCGTGTGAAAAATATAAGCAGTTAGATGCGCTGACTTCAAAGGCTTGGGATATTTTCTATGGTGATGCTGAATTTGATACAGATGGAGTTTTATTAGGGAGAAATAAGGAGAAGGAATAG
- a CDS encoding helix-turn-helix domain-containing protein gives MKEEIELYHSSGNVFADLELPDAEEMQAKALLSIQIHDIIKRRHLTQAQAAELLGIDQPKVSALIRGRLKGFSMERLFHFLNLLGRDVQIVIKPKARSRQLGSLRVAAA, from the coding sequence ATGAAAGAAGAGATTGAATTATACCACAGCAGCGGTAACGTGTTTGCAGACCTTGAACTACCTGATGCCGAAGAAATGCAGGCAAAGGCCCTGCTCTCTATCCAGATACATGATATCATCAAAAGGCGGCACCTGACCCAGGCACAGGCAGCAGAATTGCTGGGAATAGATCAGCCCAAGGTATCAGCCTTAATTCGTGGACGCCTGAAAGGCTTTTCCATGGAACGCCTGTTTCACTTCCTGAACCTGCTGGGCCGGGATGTCCAGATCGTTATCAAGCCCAAGGCACGTTCACGGCAACTGGGCAGCTTGAGAGTCGCAGCAGCCTGA
- a CDS encoding type II toxin-antitoxin system RelE/ParE family toxin, with the protein MNNKPTKPLEWIASSLKDLKEMPEDVRRFFGVALFMAQAGGKHPDAKPLKGFSGAGVLEIVEDHDGDTYRAVYTVRFADVVYVLHVFQKKSKTGIATPQAEIEKIKTRLKMAEELHRGKGR; encoded by the coding sequence ATGAATAACAAGCCTACAAAACCTCTTGAGTGGATTGCCAGCAGCCTGAAAGACCTAAAAGAAATGCCGGAAGACGTCAGGCGTTTCTTTGGTGTTGCTCTCTTCATGGCCCAGGCAGGCGGTAAGCATCCCGACGCCAAGCCGCTGAAAGGCTTTTCAGGTGCTGGTGTACTAGAGATTGTTGAAGATCATGACGGCGATACATACCGGGCTGTCTATACGGTACGCTTTGCGGATGTAGTCTATGTGTTGCATGTATTTCAGAAGAAATCAAAAACAGGGATTGCCACGCCTCAAGCAGAAATAGAGAAGATCAAGACGCGGTTGAAGATGGCTGAAGAGTTGCACCGGGGCAAAGGGAGGTAA